The following nucleotide sequence is from Amia ocellicauda isolate fAmiCal2 chromosome 2, fAmiCal2.hap1, whole genome shotgun sequence.
GATGATGTTTTGCTCTTTCAGCTGTTTCTCGTCTGTCCAAGAAAGAGAGTGTCCGGCGAGGGGTGGGAGCCCGTAGTCTGGATCACTTGGAGATGGAGATCCTGGGAAAATAAAGAAAGCGTTTAATATCCATGAAAGCAGCATTCgttaaaaacattgaaaaaacaACCGAACATCGTatacttcatatatatatatatatatatgcatattgtCCTTAACTTGAGAAAAAGTGATTCGTTAGAGTTTACATCCAACAAGTGTGGCTAAGAATACGCATGTTGCCTTCCACCTGTGTGTTTGTAATTGCATGTATTAAGATCAACTCACTTGTTCCTCTGTGGCAGATGATCACTTTCTTGGGTTGATTGGACGCGTCGCTGTTGGGATTGCGGATCGGCATGTCGGATTCCACTAGTTCTGACAGGAAGTTGATGTAGCCGATGGCCAGCCGCAGTGTGTCCACTTTGGACAGCCGCTTCTCGTAGGGCAGCGTGGGGATGTGCGAGCGCAGCCCCTCAAACGCGTCGTTAATGGACTGCATCCTCCGGCGCTCCCTCACGTTGGCCGCCTGCCTCAGCTGCTGCATCTCCACCTCGGATCTCATGCGCCTCCGCCTCTTCAGCAGCGGCCCCTCTCCCCTGCACCGGGGGGACATCTCGGAGGTGCTGTCCGCGCAGCTGTAGGAGAAGGTGGAGGAGGACGACGACGAGAAGGAGAAGTTGCCGGCGTCGCAGTACTCCCCATCGTGCACCAGCCTGCTGTCCTTGTAGTAATCCTGGATCTGGCTGCTGAGGAAGTCCACGTCCTCGTCCAGGAACTCGTCTGTGTCCAAGTGGTCCCGGGAGGACTGGTCTGTGAAGAAATCCTCGTCGTCGAAGTAGGGGGAGGAGAAGGAGTCCAGGCCGCCGAGCTGCTCCAGCACGCCGTCCATCGCTGTGCTGCCCCGTGCCGGTGCGCGAGACGCTGCGGAGCGGCACGCGAGGGCTCTTATAGCGACATGCACGGTCgcgtgccagcagccgcggcgCCAGCCAATCAGAGCGCGCTGCGCACGCACACCTGCACACGGCGCCCCCCGCACACGGCGGCCGGCCAGGGCTGCGAGAGGTGGCCGCTCACGTTAAGAATGGGGTTTTTCAAAGGGTGCCTTTTTACGCATGCTTCCATAGAGCGCCGGGGGTCGATACTGGACCCACACTGCGGTACTTGTGAGGACATCAGATGAGTCCGTCACAGGAGAAGTGTATGTGGCCAAAGAACACTCGGCTTACTAACATGATTGGACACGAATGTGGGATTTGTGAATGGAAAGCAATACAACATCCATTACGAATGCAATCGGTGTGTATTGTGCAGGACATCATTATGCTATTGTTCACTGATTTGTTTATGTGGAGGTTTACAGTTTTTAGAAAACAGTATTGACAGCGGATCTGAGAAAGCATTGTgacttaaaatatacatttgtccACCAGGACATATGTATTTACCCGACTGCTACTGACAACACATTGAGTTGCTGTGTTATCATAGGCTTCTCTTGCACCTGTATGAACTCCAAAATGCATTTTGTCTTCAAATCTACATATCTAATCCCTGTTACTATGTGTAACATGTTTTATGTGTAATGTACATCTTAAGAGATTTTATGACTAGTTATATGTCTTATTGCGTTATATAACTTCAGACTTCCCCAACCACAGACAGGTAAATTGTCAATGCTTAATTGTAACGATACACTGTTATCAATCAGGTTCGGATTTAAACTCTGAATGATATACAAGTTATATAACGTTCCCCTCAAAAGTCTTTAACTCTGAATAGTTTAAACTTGCATAATGGTGGCATGTTTAAACTGCAGTATTTCAGTGCAGGTATTTGCATTTTGTGTACATAAAACATGGGTGACTTGTCTTATCTTCAGAGAAATCCATTTTATACCGTCTTccaacacaaatggaaatggatAACTAAATTAAGCTATGTGTATGAATAGGAGAAAGGATGCCCATTTTAATggcatattttaatatattactgTAGAACCCTGAAACTGTAGCTTTATTAATACGATTATAGAGTCAATAAAATAGTGCCCTATTAAGTGCTTGCTTGTGATTTTCGTGGGAGAAGAATGGAAAGTGGAGGGATACAGAATTGCGCATTCACACCAGGACTGCAGCAGGTGCGTCACCGAGGCGTCGTCAAGCTCCGGTGCCCTGTTGATATCAAGACATAACCTACATTTCATCTCTGtgacaattacatttcaaaaggacacattgtatgttttatttaatgtatttttgaaacATACCAGCAAGTGTTACTTAACCTGATTCAGGCCACCCAATCACTGTAAGCATGTCAACACAAATACACATCGCAAAACAAGTGTAATTGCTGGATTTAATTGGGACACGTTTTCAAATTGTTCTAATTGCATATACAATAGCGAAAATGTTGACAGTTTACAATACTTTCACTCCTATTGGAAGAGGGCAACTTGGTTGCGTCTTGTTGGCTGGAACGGCCATATAATACCTTGTCATGGCACTACAGGTAGATCTCTTCATACAATATCCCAACCAAGCCCTTGCAGCACGTTGGAAAGAACCTGCTGTTTTGAGTACCTAATTAATTGTCTGGGCATCCAGCTTCCCTTTAACTCTTTCTGCCTTTGCACACAGGCCTATACAATGTAACACAAACATTTGTAAAAGAGGGACGCCATTGAAAGGAACCGTCTTTTAAGGATAAAACGCATCAATCCCAGGTTGTAGGCGCTGGACACTTGCCTGTTCCCGCAGCAATCAACGCAGAATAGGAGACTACTCTGACAAAGCAGGGGCGTTCCTGGCCTTTCAATAGAGACTGCTTCCCGTCACCGTGGACGGCTAATTCATCACAATAAGGTGTCTCTATCTTTAAAAACTTTGAAAAGAACACATTATGAAACTACCACAAAACATGGAGAGAGTGGACACTTGGTACATGACCGAAGGTCCAACAGAGCATTTATTTATAAAGAGGGTCTCCTTCTGGAAAGGTTTCTTTTTATGGAGCCTAAAGGGTCTCATTAAACTTGTGTTTAGAAACAGGAAATCGGCTGCTTGAATGAATGGCAATGCCTAAAAAGAAGACCCTAATATTGGGAAGATGTTTTTATAACTACACAGGAAACACACGAAGTACAAGAGGCGAGCAGATAATTTGCTCAACGGTGGCTAATGGGGAGGCTTGTACCAAAGAATGGGCTTTGGAAAGGACACTCAAAACGGTGCTGATAATCTGCAATCTTTATCATCGCATGTTTTACAAGATTAGAGGACCAGTCCTATCGCTGTCTTCAGAGATAAACTGCCATATTCTCAATTATCTCAAGCGAAATACAAACGAAAACATTACCTGCTGAGGACAAAATCCTTTCAAGTTTGCACATATTTTGCAAATGTGTAATTACATATCCCATTCGATATTGCGTTAATGTCagactttttcatttttcatagaAAAATAGGTTAGAACTttgtagataaataaataaaataaataaatatattttacatgtattattagAACTGTAGCCGAAGGTTAATTGTAAGTTGAGACTCTGATAAGAAAGATAAACATAAAAAGTCCACTGACAGAGCTGGCTGCATTTTGAAGGCTAGTGGAAAGGGCTAAAGTCTGCATGTAAGCAGAATACATTATAGAAACAAGTGCGCAGTTTTATCTATAGCCGTCATATTTAACTAATGAATGGTGTACTTATGTCAATTTTACATAATAGACCCGTTACGCACTGCAGTGAAGTACACTAAAGAGTTATACATTCAATAGTAAGCCTATAAATTGGCTCATTAGTACGTACAATTATATTTTCTCAGTATTGTGATATCAGTTCGGTTCGGAACCCGGGAACACGTgattatataggctatatataatgtgtgtgtgtgtgtgtgtgtgtacatatatacacgTAAATACTCGCTAAATTGTACTTTTTTTATATCCATGACTTATGTGCTGTTGTCACCAGTACCTTCTAAaactaatgtgttaaatttaagacattctgtgtttgttcaggGACAATTCACCAAAGCACAACAAAATGATGTGTCTTTTTAACACAAGTCTGTGTGGGAAAAACACAtaattgtgttaaaaatacacatgaTTGTGTTAAACATACCAAAGATTGTGTTCTTATTTGGTCAATTTTAACACAAATTTGTGTTGTTCTTGAACAAACACAAAGTGTTCAATTTAACACACTAGTTCTAAGAGTGTGCAATATTCAGTTATGAATGTGCAGTTTATAGACCTTATTTATAGTTACCTATGTTTAATCTGTGTAATAATTTACCTGTGTAGACTTAATCACATTTAGGAATATATATACAGGAATTTGTCATGCCCGCTGTTAATGATTCGGGATAGGTGGAATGAgtaattaatttcagtttgtaaaaaaaagtgaaaacacGAGTTTTAAGCACTGTACTCGTGGTCTCCAGTCCTTGTCCTGAGCTGCACAGCCCTGCTCTTGACAGACTGCTGTTGAGTGTGTGGGACTCTGGGGTGCAGCTCCAGCCCTGGACAGGAGctctccagcagctcctgtgggTCGTTTCAAATCATCACAGACATAAGAAATGTCCAAACTTGTTAAGTCTATACTTGCTTGAATTAGTTAGTTAATACCCCAGGTGCGATGAAAAAGTTAAATGCTGCAGCTCTACAAAAGTTGTCGATTCAAGGTAGAGTCAAGACCCAAACGTGGTCTATCACCGCAGAAACAGGTCTGCTCCTCCCTCTGCAACTTTGCACAATAAGTCTGTAGTTACATTTTATTGGGGTGCATTGACGCCTTATTAAGTATGTCTGTATCTATGCATGTATTTCTTCACGTTTGCCATTTCTTTGCTATACCCACATGCTTTATGTGCGTTTCCACAAAGTCCTTTCCTACGTGTCGTGCGTGTTAATCTTGAGGTAATTATCCACATCCCTGAAAAACACCGGGGAAAACACCAGCGCAGAGGCGAAAGGTTATTTACTGCGATATGTAGGGTTTTATTGTGGAGGTGCTGGTATCAGAATAAAAGCACTGTGCCCTCACAGTAGTCGCCAAAGAGGGCGTCTGTCAGGCACCTCCAAACAAATTACGCTGGTACCTGAGATGCTTACTGGTAGTGATCTATAAACAACTCTCATTCACACTCATTCATGTCAAGACAGTGGGGGTCACTTTgttagagaaagaaaaaaagctgaAAAGTGCTCGGATGTGGTGCGCCCCTGCAAGCTGCACTGCGGAGGACAATCCGTGGGAATCCCAACACGTGTGCCCGGTGCCAGGCCGCGCAGGAGCCGGACATTATAAATGAGCCGCTCGCTCTGCAGCTTGTAGGACAAATAAGGGTTTGCTACAGTGGAGACgcttttttttcactttttcaagAATTGAAAATTGAATGCGTTAAGTGGACAAGAAATACTTATTCTTGTGATAAATGCATGGGATCCTACCTATAATTGAGACGATAtgcattttatacatttgaaagTAGGACATTATATTTGAAAATGCTAAAggctatttgtgtgtgtgcctctctgtgtattaaaacaatttttttaacTCAGTTTATGCATTGTGCACATATCTGCgtaatacaatgtaaatatattgtaaGAATATACCTGAAACAGAACCAGTCTGCTCACATTAATTTCAGTTTGATATATATGCTATGCATTGTCTTTAACATAGAATTGTATTTAATGAAAGTGAAACACCTCCCTTAATTAATCCTCACACAACTGTATCAGTGCATATGTCAATTATGACTGTCCTAATCATCTctatgaatatttaaaaaatgttgggCTCTACTTTTCTCTTTTGCCAAGACCATCCAATATCATTTCAAATCTGTTGCGTTTGATTATTTGAGTAACAGGTATTGCACTGTTGTTAGGTGTAACCCATATTGACACATCTTTATATTTCTACTCTATACAGGAAGATTTTAAATTGTCATTTTCTCAGTAATTTCCCCTTAGATTTATGGAAATAAATGACAGCGATCTGAGTGGTAGGAAATAATTAACTTTGGGCTATTAATTgactgttatttatatatatatatatatatatatatatatatatatatatatatatatatatcccttttTACATTAGCCTCTCTCATTTGCagaacttttttcagtttgtttaatgGGTATACGAAACATAAATGTAATTCCATTTTGTAGGTGTAAGTATGAATAAATGATCATTATGTTGAATCTTCTTCCTTTGAGCCTGATAGCTTGTTAGCGTATTATATAATGCAATAAGAATAATACAAGTGATTGGTGTTAATCTGTCAGTGCATAAAACAACACATACAGTAAAAAATCTAAGGTGTATTTGTATAGAATGCTTCTCATAGAGGAAATGTGTGAGTGAAGGCCTTTTTTGAGCATGACACACGGGCAGGCTAAAcccaaataaatgaaaataaaaagaaaatcaatctaGTGTTCAAAATCAATGCCACGATTTTAACTCCATTAAAATGTACATGTGGTAGCTTGATAACGGAATGAAACAAACCTAAATATGATTATCAgattataatattataagacTTCATGAGTATGAAGCCTACAGTATTTATATTAGTAAAACTACCGAAAAACGTCATCTGCAGCAATTCTTCAAAGAAGCTTAATACATATTCATATGAATCCACAGTTCATgttgaatcttgtattgcatgTAGACTGCATTTTGACCATCAGTGTACACGGTACTAGTTTCATCCTGAAGTAGATCCAGTTTAATGCATGTCATTAACATACCGGTGTTTCTTGTTTCCATTTTGATATGTCTAAACTACTTTTGTAAGGTAACACAGAActgaatatacaaatacaaatataaatacaaatactccTCCTCTGCTGTCAAAGACGTCCAGCGCCATCTCCTGGAGCCGGAGCGAATCATTTCAACGTCGCTCAAACACATTTGCTTTTTTTCCAGACTATGACAGACTGGCACACTGGAGGTATACATAGAGATTATAGGTTGTTGAAGTAAAAGTATGTACTGTTTGTATTCCCAAGTGTGAGTGCTATTTATGGAGACGAAAGGACTTTTAATGGTACAATAGTAGCCTGTATGAGCTTCATACTAACACTTTGGAAGAGCAGACAGTGAACACAGCCCTGTGCCTGTCCTGTGGCGCACCTGTGCGCAGCGCCGCTGGTACCTGTGTCAGACGGCGCGGTGTCTCTCCGCGCACAGCACCGTGAGCGCCGGCAGTGTCTGCGCAGCGGCGATCATGGGAATACCAGCACTTGCGCTCCGAGCAGACAGCACAATGGACAACATTATAAATGAGATGTTCGCTCATTGCACATAGTCATGGTATAAACCGGTGGGGAAGGTTTCCATGGTTCTGCGGGAGTTtgacatttcatttatttatttacttgtgtaCTATGAGATGTACTGCAGACGTTTTGTGCTATAGTAAATGCTGCAAAATAGCGTTCACTTGTATTAGGTTCATATGAATTTCGGATTAAAATAACATATCTTGGGTTAATTAAGTTAATGGAAAGGATCTGTGAGGACGGACGATATGCTTTCAACATATAGTACATTATAGGTTTACTAATTACctgtaaaatatattgaaacTAAAATCATTTAATAAAGAGTTATAATTGTGCAGTCCATCCAAATGTCACTGCCTATAACGCATTGACGTCTCCTCCACTCTCAACGAAATGCATGGTAGAAAATGGGAAATGCGCAGAAATACAGCCTTTAGAAAATACTCCACCACAACGAAAATGTCACTACTTAAAGTAAGTCAACAAAGCACACAACACTTTCCCGAAATCTACCTTTCAAACTTAATTTGGCCATAACCCCTTTCACCCTAAACTCTAAAAAAAGATAATTATACAAAATGATGAAGGCATGCGCAAAAACGAAGTAGGTCTACTTACTGTGCAATATAAACCCAATCTGTAAACTGAATATTTAAATCTCTTAACTTTCCCTGTATTGCTGTTTCGAATACAATGCAATGTCACAAATCACATAAAAggtctgccccccccccacttagAGAATCGCACATTTTAGGTACACATTTGCAGTGCTGGATTGCGTGCTGCGGCTTCATAAGTGCCGACCTGGTACCTGAAGATGTGACTGGTGAAGTGCTATTGACATCCCGTCCCTCGTTTTTCATGCCCTGATTAAGGAGGTCAGGGTGTCAGTGCTGGCTGGCAGTGCAGGCTGCGGAACAGAGGGGATCCCTGGGAATCCCAACACATGTGCGTCTCAGCCACAGCAATAGCCTGTGAGGTTGTGAACGGGATGCGCCCGCTTTGCAGATTGCCTGACAAATTAAAGTGTGCGGTCATGGGGTGTGCAGAGATTCGGTGCATTCAGCCCGATGAATGGATGAAAAACGTCtcattgtattttacatttgaacACCAAAAGTCTTAACGTGGCAATCGAGGTTTTGAATGTACAACAGTTCAGCTGAATTTGGCTACTACATATACAGCAACAGGTCGACTATAATTAAAGCCAATTTGTATTCTGTGCAGTgtgttgaaattattattttctgttatcAAACTCATTCAATAATACAT
It contains:
- the ptf1a gene encoding pancreas transcription factor 1 subunit alpha; the encoded protein is MDGVLEQLGGLDSFSSPYFDDEDFFTDQSSRDHLDTDEFLDEDVDFLSSQIQDYYKDSRLVHDGEYCDAGNFSFSSSSSSTFSYSCADSTSEMSPRCRGEGPLLKRRRRMRSEVEMQQLRQAANVRERRRMQSINDAFEGLRSHIPTLPYEKRLSKVDTLRLAIGYINFLSELVESDMPIRNPNSDASNQPKKVIICHRGTRSPSPSDPDYGLPPLAGHSLSWTDEKQLKEQNIIRTAKVWTPEDPRKLNSKSSLNNIENEPPFDFIS